One segment of Longimicrobiaceae bacterium DNA contains the following:
- a CDS encoding response regulator transcription factor, with amino-acid sequence MSELRVVLADDHEVVRSGLRALVDASPGMLVVGEARDGLEAVARARELRPDVVVMDVSMPGLDGAGAAERITRECPEVRVLALTMHEDRGHLTRLLEAGAAGYVLKRAAADELVRAIHTVASGGTYVDPVLAGTVLRGRAQPFRADAPAHPLSDREEEVLRRVAWGESNKEIAGRLGISTKTVETYKARITEKLDLRSRTDMVRYALHRGWLSET; translated from the coding sequence GTGAGCGAACTGCGCGTGGTCCTCGCCGACGACCACGAGGTGGTGCGGTCGGGCCTGCGTGCGCTAGTGGACGCCAGCCCCGGCATGCTGGTGGTGGGCGAGGCCCGCGACGGGCTGGAGGCCGTGGCCCGCGCACGCGAGCTGCGGCCCGACGTGGTGGTGATGGACGTCTCCATGCCGGGGCTGGACGGCGCCGGCGCGGCCGAGCGGATCACTCGCGAGTGCCCGGAGGTGCGCGTCCTAGCGCTCACCATGCACGAGGACCGCGGCCACCTCACGCGGCTGCTGGAGGCGGGGGCCGCGGGCTACGTCCTGAAGCGCGCCGCGGCCGACGAGCTGGTGCGCGCCATCCACACCGTCGCCTCCGGCGGCACGTACGTGGACCCCGTGCTCGCCGGCACGGTGCTGCGCGGCCGCGCCCAGCCCTTCCGCGCCGACGCCCCCGCGCACCCGCTCAGCGACCGCGAAGAGGAGGTGCTGCGCCGCGTGGCCTGGGGCGAGAGCAACAAGGAGATCGCCGGCCGCCTGGGCATCAGCACCAAGACGGTGGAGACGTACAAGGCCCGCATCACCGAGAAGCTGGACCTGCGCAGCCGCACCGACATGGTCCGCTACGCCCTCCACCGCGGCTGGCTCTCCGAGACCTGA